The Mesomycoplasma ovipneumoniae genome window below encodes:
- the asnS gene encoding asparagine--tRNA ligase, which yields MSVSINEIFIHPELYDQKKITVQGWITNIRGNLKIMFVELNDGSSFKNLQCVLKSDNMDLSKAENLAIGEAIEISGVFSSTPERQQNGEVLVEDLEVKGRNYNNNFPIQNQEISLEVLRQIPHFRHRTRLFRAIMKLRSSLFYEIHKFFRRQGFVNFSAPILTSNDGEGAGETFIVDDEQKDFFNKKTTLGVTGQLHAEAYALGFKKVYTFAPTFRAERSNTRKHAAEFWMIEPEVAFFDLEEIIELATKLLQKVIKAVIIRNKDEFTFLEKVGDKNLRRRLIQFCDSQVAQVTYENAIKLLSEHKDQFEEKNLFFGADLKTEHERFLSEQIFRAPVVVINYPKSLKAFYMHQNDDGQTVAAFDLLVPGIGELIGGSQREVRYEKLHERINELGMKVEDFQWYLDLRKFGNPGSSGFGLGFERLLMFVTGIDNIRDVIPFPRTNKNILM from the coding sequence ATGTCGGTATCAATTAATGAAATTTTTATACATCCTGAGTTGTATGATCAGAAGAAAATTACAGTTCAAGGTTGAATTACAAATATTCGCGGTAATCTAAAAATAATGTTCGTCGAACTAAATGATGGTTCGTCATTTAAAAATTTACAATGTGTCCTTAAAAGCGATAATATGGACTTGTCAAAAGCAGAAAATTTAGCAATTGGTGAAGCTATTGAAATTAGTGGTGTTTTTTCAAGCACTCCTGAACGCCAACAAAATGGTGAGGTTTTAGTTGAGGATTTAGAGGTCAAAGGTCGTAATTATAACAATAATTTTCCGATTCAAAATCAAGAAATTTCCTTAGAAGTTTTAAGACAAATTCCACATTTTCGTCACCGAACTCGACTTTTTCGTGCGATAATGAAACTAAGATCTTCACTTTTTTATGAAATTCATAAATTTTTTCGTCGTCAAGGATTTGTTAATTTTTCAGCGCCAATTTTAACATCAAACGATGGTGAAGGTGCTGGTGAAACTTTTATTGTTGACGATGAGCAAAAAGATTTTTTTAACAAAAAAACAACTTTAGGCGTTACAGGACAACTTCATGCTGAAGCCTATGCTCTTGGTTTTAAAAAAGTCTACACTTTTGCCCCTACATTTCGAGCTGAGAGATCAAATACTAGAAAACACGCTGCTGAATTTTGGATGATTGAACCCGAAGTAGCATTTTTTGATCTTGAAGAAATTATTGAATTAGCGACAAAATTACTTCAAAAAGTAATAAAAGCTGTAATAATTCGCAACAAAGATGAATTTACATTTCTAGAAAAAGTTGGTGATAAAAACCTGCGCCGACGTTTAATTCAATTCTGTGATTCCCAAGTAGCACAAGTAACTTACGAAAATGCAATTAAATTGCTGTCTGAGCACAAAGATCAATTCGAAGAAAAAAACCTGTTTTTTGGAGCTGATTTAAAAACTGAGCATGAACGCTTTTTATCTGAACAAATTTTCCGCGCCCCTGTTGTTGTAATTAATTATCCAAAATCTCTAAAAGCATTTTACATGCACCAAAATGATGATGGCCAAACTGTAGCAGCTTTTGATCTTTTAGTTCCAGGAATTGGTGAGTTAATAGGTGGATCCCAACGTGAAGTTCGTTATGAAAAATTACATGAAAGAATTAACGAGCTAGGCATGAAAGTTGAAGATTTTCAATGATACCTTGATTTGCGTAAATTTGGTAACCCCGGCTCAAGTGGTTTTGGACTTGGTTTTGAAAGATTGCTAATGTTTGTTACTGGCATTGATAACATTCGTGATGTAATACCTTTCCCAAGAACGAATAAAAATATTTTAATGTAA
- a CDS encoding RDD family protein, producing the protein MKIDFVKAGFWRRSFAGLIDFVFLFFTFLAFFYLFLVLTEWSKIKFYLWILNVFLFVILYRIFLIIFLKQTIGLFLTKTKVVFFDENLNFLKKFRVLLKREAFLSLNWVFSLLFSSIILDLSFGIDLNFFETFKNSSQNLTFFQQISLSFPALFSKINFFFLIVNNLSILGSKKLTIIDSYSKTTICLKQTLKKPDYLSSIHANFSPIHWEVN; encoded by the coding sequence TTGAAAATTGATTTTGTAAAAGCAGGTTTTTGAAGACGTTCATTTGCAGGATTAATTGATTTTGTATTCCTTTTCTTTACTTTTTTAGCATTTTTTTACCTATTTTTGGTATTAACTGAATGGTCAAAAATAAAATTTTATCTTTGAATTCTAAATGTTTTTTTATTTGTAATTCTTTACCGCATTTTTTTAATTATTTTTTTAAAGCAAACAATTGGACTTTTTTTAACAAAAACTAAAGTTGTTTTTTTTGATGAAAACCTTAATTTTTTAAAAAAATTCAGAGTTTTACTAAAAAGGGAAGCATTTTTAAGTCTTAATTGAGTATTTTCACTTTTATTTTCCTCAATTATTTTAGATCTGAGTTTCGGAATTGATCTTAACTTTTTTGAAACTTTTAAAAATTCAAGTCAAAATTTAACCTTTTTTCAACAAATTAGCTTAAGTTTCCCCGCTTTATTTTCAAAAATTAACTTTTTCTTCTTAATTGTAAATAACCTCTCAATTTTAGGTTCAAAAAAATTAACAATTATTGATTCTTATTCTAAAACAACTATTTGCTTGAAACAAACGCTTAAAAAACCAGATTATTTAAGTTCAATTCATGCAAATTTTAGTCCAATTCATTGGGAGGTTAATTAA